The following proteins are co-located in the Telopea speciosissima isolate NSW1024214 ecotype Mountain lineage chromosome 9, Tspe_v1, whole genome shotgun sequence genome:
- the LOC122638910 gene encoding uncharacterized protein LOC122638910 codes for MKVLKGIEQKVGINDQLLHSYTHSISKLETQIGQLAEAFNKRETGQLPSQPIGNPNSAQIGRGKEQVQSVRVLRNGKRVEIHDTPPTYEDFPSNTPQQTTPIESTPAQAEVESEALRPLIDGNRTITPSLVHSQENTEKENEQPVGEGPQPDKYTPRVPFPVALKTPSSPPFGKQGEKMKEMLELFQRVHINLPLLDAIKQVLAYAKFLKDLCTQKRKLRNQTPKTIHLTEQVSAVITDLPPPKLKDPGAPLISCVIGDLSIDKALLDLGASVNILPGSVFEKFGLGELKSTEVILSLADHSVKRPRGLLEDVLMKVDDLYFPVDFLVLDMESTSAKLPPIILRRPFLATANACINCRSGAMNISFGNKKLRLNIFNASLGPYREDECFALDMIDEVVSQYTSQILTNDPL; via the coding sequence ATGAAGGTGCTGAAAGGTATTGAGCAGAAAGTGGGAATCAATGACCAATTATTGCACTCCTACACTCACTCTATCAGCAAGCTAGAGACCCAAATTGGTCAACTTGCTGAAGCCTTCAATAAGAGAGAGACTGGCCAACTACCAAGCCAACCTATTGGAAACCCCAATAGTGCTCAAATAGGGAGGGGTAAGGAACAAGTCCAGTCGGTTAGAGTGTTGAGGAATGGTAAGAGGGTGGAAATACATGACACACCACCTACCTATGAGGACTTCCCCTCTAATACCCCTCAACAGACCACACCAATAGAGTCAACCCCAGCCCAGGCAGAAGTTGAATCAGAGGCACTAAGGCCTCTCATTGATGGGAATAGAACCATTACACCTTCTTTGGTCCATTCCCAGGAAAATACTGAGAAGGAGAATGAACAACCAGTTGGGGAGGGACCTCAACCGGATAAGTATACACCCCGAGTCCCTTTCCCCGTTGCTCTCAAAACTCCATCCTCTCCCCCATTTGGGAAGCaaggagagaagatgaaggagatgttGGAATTGTTTCAACGAGTCCACATCAACCTTCCATTATTGGATGCAATCAAGCAGGTTCTAGCTTACGCTAAGTTTCTAAAAGACCTATGCACTCAAAAGCGTAAGCTAAGGAACCAAACTCCCAAAACCATACACCTCACAGAACAGGTAAGTGCCGTTATCACTGACCTACCCCCCCCCAAGCTGAAGGATCCTGGTGCACCCCTCATCTCTTGTGTCATTGGAGACCTCTCCATTGACAAAGCATTGTTGGATCtgggggctagtgtgaatatcttACCGGGTTCGGTTTTTGAGAAGTTTGGATTAGGAGAGTTAAAGTCCACTGAAGTTATACTTTCGTTAGCTGATCATTCTGTGAAAAGACCTCGTGGACTTCTTGAGGATGTTCTTATGAAGGTAGATGATTTATACTTCCCAGTGGACTTCCTAGTCCTTGACATGGAATCTACCtcagccaagcttccccctatcataCTAAGGCGTCCATTCTTGGCAACCGCCAATGCTTGCATTAACTGTCGGTCAGGTGCCATGAACATATCGTTTGGGAACAAGAAGCTTCGGctaaacatcttcaatgcatccctaGGACCCTACAGAGAAGATGAGTGCTTTGCTCTGGATATGATTGATGAAGTTGTATCTCAGTACACTTCCCAGATCCTTACTAATGATCCTCTGTAG